The DNA segment TTTCGACATAAAATAAAAACAATGAAAAATACAACCGCATATATCGTTTCCGCTTACCGTACAGCGGTAGGAAAAGCCCCAAAAGGAGTTTTTAGATTCAAACGTCCTGATGAATTGGCGGCAGAAACCATTCAGTTTATGATGAATGAATTCCCTGATTTCGATAAAACACGTATTGATGATGTAATGGTCGGAAATGCAATGCCCGAAGCCGAACAAGGATTGAATATGGGACGATTAATTTCCTTGATGGGATTAAAAGTGACCGATGTTCCTGGTGTAACAGTCAATAGATATTGCGCTTCTGGGATAGAAACTATCGGGATGGCGACTGCCAAAATCCAATCAGGAATGGCGGATTGTATTATCGCTGGTGGCGCCGAAAGTATGAGTTTTATTCCGATGGGAGGTTACAAACCCACTCCAGATTATGCCGTGGCCAAAGAAGGAAACGAAGATTATTATTGGGGAATGGGATTGACCGCCGAAGCCGTTGCCAAACAATTCAACATTTCGAGAGCCGATCAAGATGCCTTTGCTTACAATTCTCACATGAAAGCCCTGAAAGCGCAAGCCGAAGGAAAATTCGATTCACAAATTGTTCCAATAACTATTGAACAAACTTTTATCAATGAAAATGGTAAAAAGGAAACTAAATCTTATATCGTTAATAAAGATGAAGGTCCAAGAGCAGGAACTTCGGTAGAAGCATTAGCAGGATTAAGACCCGTTTTTGCTGCTGACGGAAGCGTGACAGCAGGAAATTCATCCCAAATGAGTGATGGTGCTGCTTTCGTTTTGATTATGAATGAAGAAATGGTCAAAGAATTGAACCTCACTCCTATTGCGCGTTTAGTAAGTTTTGCATCAGCTGGAGTTGAACCTAGAATAATGGGAATTGGCCCTGTAAAAGCCATTCCAAAAGCATTAAAACAAGCTGGATTAGAATTGAAAGACATTGATTTGGTAGAATTGAACGAAGCATTTGCCTCACAATCATTAGCCGTAATTCGGGAATTGGGAATGAACCCAGATATCGTGAATGTCAATGGTGGAGCAATTGCCTTGGGGCATCCTTTGGGTTGTACGGGCGCCAAATTATCCGTTCAACTATTCGACGAAATGAAACGTCGTGGAAATAAATATGGAATCGTGAGTATGTGTGTGGGAACTGGACAAGGAAGTGCGGGGATTTATGAGTTGCTTTAGAAAGAGATAATAGAATATAGACGAAGAGATAATAGATTTAAAAAATGAGCGAATTCAAAAGACATAACTTCAAAAAACTAAAAATTTGGCAAATGGGAATGGAAATAGCAAAAATAGTTTTAGACCTAACTGATACATTTCCTATTTCTGAAAAATTTGGTTTAAAAAGTCAAATGGACAGATGTTCTTTATCAATGCCTTCAAATATTGCAGAAGGATCAAGTAGAACTGACAAATCCTTCAGTCATTTTTTAGATATATCATTAGGTTCTTCATTTGAATTACAAACACAGCTTTTATTAGCAAATTACAGAAAATATATAACCGCAGAATATACCAATTTTATTGAAATAAAAATAGAAGAATTTCAAAAAGCAACTATGACTTTTCAAAATACTCTAAATAAATAATTTTCAAATCAAGATAACAACGTCTAGCATCTATTCGTCTATTATCTTTAATCTATAGAAATTATGAACGACAAAACTCGCGGTGGCCAATTCATCGTAAAAGAAACAAAATGCGAAGATGTCTTCACGCCCGAAGATTTCAACGAAGAGCAATTAATGATGCGTGACTCGGTAAAAGAATTTGTGGACAAAGAAATTTGGCCCAACAAAAACCGTTTCGAAAGCAAAGATTACGCTTTTACTGAAGAGTGTATGAAAAAAGCCGGAGACCTTGGTTTTCTGAGTGTGGCAGTCCCTGAAGAGTATGGCGGAATGGGAATGGGATTTGTCAATACGGTTTTGGTTTGCGACTATATTTCGGGAGCAACGGGTTCTTTTTCGACAGCATTTGGTGCGCATACTGGAATTGGAACAATGCCCATTACTTTGTACGGAACTGAAGAGCAAAAACAAAAATACGTACCGAAATTGGCTTCTGGCGAATGGTTTGGTGCCTATTGCTTGACCGAACCGGGCGCAGGAAGTGATGCCAATTCAGGAAAAACCAAAGCTGTTTTGTCCGAAGATGGAACACATTATAAAATCACGGGACAAAAAATGTGGATTTCGAACGCTGGTTTTTGCTCCCTGTTTATCGTTTTTGCCCGAATTGAAAATGATAAAAATATTACTGGATTTATTCTTGAAAACACTGCCGATAATGGAATATCTTTTGGTGAAGAAGAACATAAACTCGGAATTCGTGCCTCTTCCACTCGTCAGGTTTTCTTTTCGGACACTAAAATTCCGGTCGAAAACATGCTTTCCGAAAGAGGCAATGGCTTCAAAATTGCGATGAATGCCTTGAATGTGGGTCGTATCAAATTGGCCGCAGCCTGTCTGGATGCACAACGAAGAGTAACTTCCGGTGCCGTGAAATATGCCAACGAAAGAGTGCAATTTAATACGCCGATTGCCCAATTTGGAGCCATTCGCTTGAAATTGGCCGAAATGGCGACCTCTTGTTATGCCGGCGAGAGTGCCACTTACAGGGCTGCCAAAGACATAGAAGACCGAATTTCAGCGAGAGAATCCGAAGGAACATCACATCAAGAAGCCGAATTGAAAGGTGTCGAAGAATATGCCATAGAATGTTCCATCTTGAAAGTGGCCGTTTCTGAAGATGTTCAAAACTGCGCCGACGAAGGAATCCAAATTTTTGGTGGAATGGGATTTTCGGAAGACACGCCCATGGAAAGTGCTTGGCGTGACGCAAGAATTGCCCGAATTTATGAAGGGACGAATGAAATTAACCGAATGCTTTCAGTGGGAATGTTAATCAAAAAAGCGTTCAAAGGTCATGTGGATTTATTGGGGCCAGCCACGAAAGTTCAGGAAGAATTAATGGGAATTCCATCATTCGACACGCCTGATTATTCCGAATTGTTTGCCGAAGAGAAAGAAATGATTGGCAAATTAAAAAAAGCGTTCCTGATGGTTGCCGGCGGTGCGGTTCAAAAATACGGCCCCGATTTGGAAGGTCACCAACAATTATTGATGGCTGCAGCCGATATTTTGATTGAAATCTATATGGCGGAAAGCACCGTTTTGAGAACCGAAAAATTAGCCAAAAAAGAAGGCGAAGCCAAAGTGCAAGAACAAATTGCCATGGCAAAACTGTATTTGTACAAAGCGGTTGACGTGATTACCCAAAAAGGAAAAGAAAGTATTATTTCCTTTGCCGAAGGCGATGATCAACGCATGATGCTGATGGGATTGCGCCGTTTTACAAAATACACCAATATGCCTAATATCATTGGGTTAAGAGAGACTATTACAACTAAATTAGTAACTGAAAACGAATATTGTTTCTAATACAACGCCGTTTGTTAATTCGCGCGTGAGGGATAGCAGCTAGCTACCGAAGTAGCGCGGATAGCCCGACAGCATAAAGAAAAGGAGCCGACTCACAAGTATGATGAGTTGGCTCCTTTTCTTTATGGTGGCACGCCCAAATCGTGATTTAAGCTGCAGTAATTTCGGGTTTGTCTTCCATCCAGGCCACGAATAATTTATAACCGATGGAAAAAATAATTGGTCCAACAAATAACCCTATGAATCCCGACATCATAAAGCCGCCGATTACACCAATAAATATAACAAGCATTGGAACTAAAGCGCCTTTTCCTAAAAGCAACGGTTTCAAAACATTATCGGAAAGCCCGCTCAAAAGAAAATATACCGTCCATAAAATTGCTGCCGTTGAGCTATCTCCCGTAGAAAAAAGATAAGCAATCACGCCAATATTTACAATAATGGGGCCTATTTGTATGATGGATAAAATCAAACATAACAAAGTCAATATTCCTGGAAACGGAACGCCACATAAAAACAATCCCACCGCCTGAATCATGGTTTGAATTACTGCCACTCCTATTACGCCTTTGACCACCTGACGTACTGTTGAAATAGTAATTTCTAAAAACTCATCGCCCTTATCACCCGCAATTCTCGTAATAAAATTGGTCGCCAAATTTTGGGCGCTGGTAGATGCCATTAAAACTCCTGCAATGATTACAGAAAGGACAACTTGCAAAATGGTCACTATTGAACTTACTAAACCTCCAAGTACTTTTGTAGAAATATCTTTGATCTGTTCCTTGTGTTCTAATAGTGTTTTTTCCAAATTAACGGAGGAGGAATATAAAAAATCGTATGCTTTTTCACCAATAACCGGCCATTCTTTTATGTTTTGACTAGGCATTTCTATTTTTAAAGTACCCTCATCAATACCGGATTTAATTTCCATAATACCTGAAGTAACCCCACTAAAAAAGGAAATGGAAGGCAAAATTACAATAGCTAAAATGCAAAGAATAATTATGGTAGCGGCCAAGGACTTTTTACCTTTCAACTTTTTTTGAAGAATGTTGAATAAGGGATATAAAATAATCGCAAATATTATTGCCCAAAGTATGGGTGTTACAAAGGGAGCCAAAAGGTTAAAGCAAAAACCTAAAATTAGGAATACAAGCCCTAATTGCAGAATGGTTTCAAAAAGCTGTTTGCTGTTTAGTGAAGTAGAATTTTTCATAAGATTCTGATTTTACGGTTAAATTAATAGGGATTTTTCAGATTATTTATTTTTATAGTTGACACTGGCATCCGAAACCAGTCTTCCAATAAGAACGACAGGATACAATACTCCAAAAATGGATTCTAAATTTACCAATGCACGAACAAAAGGATGAAGAGGCAAAATTTCGCCAAAACCAGTTGTTGAAAGGGTGACGTAACTAAAATACAGGAAATTGGCTTGGATACTATTGCTTTCAAATTCGGGTAAAGTGAGTTGAAAAGATCCCGGAATATGTTCGTAAAAGAAAATGTAAATAACTGTCCAAAGATGGGCCAACAACATATAAATCACAATGGAACCAATTACTCGATGTGCCGTTATGGGGCCTGGTTCAAAAATTCTCTTTAACACCAATACAATCAACAGCAAGAAAGTACAAATAGAAAGAATGAGTTCCGTAATCAATATAAATGGAGTCGTTGAGACAACATTTATCCAAGAAAAAACAATGAACAAGAAAGGTGCAATAGAAATGAGAACGGCCTGTTTGTTTGTTTCAGC comes from the Flavobacterium limnophilum genome and includes:
- a CDS encoding acyl-CoA dehydrogenase family protein, translated to MNDKTRGGQFIVKETKCEDVFTPEDFNEEQLMMRDSVKEFVDKEIWPNKNRFESKDYAFTEECMKKAGDLGFLSVAVPEEYGGMGMGFVNTVLVCDYISGATGSFSTAFGAHTGIGTMPITLYGTEEQKQKYVPKLASGEWFGAYCLTEPGAGSDANSGKTKAVLSEDGTHYKITGQKMWISNAGFCSLFIVFARIENDKNITGFILENTADNGISFGEEEHKLGIRASSTRQVFFSDTKIPVENMLSERGNGFKIAMNALNVGRIKLAAACLDAQRRVTSGAVKYANERVQFNTPIAQFGAIRLKLAEMATSCYAGESATYRAAKDIEDRISARESEGTSHQEAELKGVEEYAIECSILKVAVSEDVQNCADEGIQIFGGMGFSEDTPMESAWRDARIARIYEGTNEINRMLSVGMLIKKAFKGHVDLLGPATKVQEELMGIPSFDTPDYSELFAEEKEMIGKLKKAFLMVAGGAVQKYGPDLEGHQQLLMAAADILIEIYMAESTVLRTEKLAKKEGEAKVQEQIAMAKLYLYKAVDVITQKGKESIISFAEGDDQRMMLMGLRRFTKYTNMPNIIGLRETITTKLVTENEYCF
- a CDS encoding four helix bundle protein, encoding MSEFKRHNFKKLKIWQMGMEIAKIVLDLTDTFPISEKFGLKSQMDRCSLSMPSNIAEGSSRTDKSFSHFLDISLGSSFELQTQLLLANYRKYITAEYTNFIEIKIEEFQKATMTFQNTLNK
- a CDS encoding acetyl-CoA C-acyltransferase, which gives rise to MKNTTAYIVSAYRTAVGKAPKGVFRFKRPDELAAETIQFMMNEFPDFDKTRIDDVMVGNAMPEAEQGLNMGRLISLMGLKVTDVPGVTVNRYCASGIETIGMATAKIQSGMADCIIAGGAESMSFIPMGGYKPTPDYAVAKEGNEDYYWGMGLTAEAVAKQFNISRADQDAFAYNSHMKALKAQAEGKFDSQIVPITIEQTFINENGKKETKSYIVNKDEGPRAGTSVEALAGLRPVFAADGSVTAGNSSQMSDGAAFVLIMNEEMVKELNLTPIARLVSFASAGVEPRIMGIGPVKAIPKALKQAGLELKDIDLVELNEAFASQSLAVIRELGMNPDIVNVNGGAIALGHPLGCTGAKLSVQLFDEMKRRGNKYGIVSMCVGTGQGSAGIYELL
- a CDS encoding ion channel, which translates into the protein MKRTKKVRLLNRLWDQESGLSGMIVLLTIMQFVLIPLFGNYSFFMSVLNVFWMLFLFAGIFSLAETNKQAVLISIAPFLFIVFSWINVVSTTPFILITELILSICTFLLLIVLVLKRIFEPGPITAHRVIGSIVIYMLLAHLWTVIYIFFYEHIPGSFQLTLPEFESNSIQANFLYFSYVTLSTTGFGEILPLHPFVRALVNLESIFGVLYPVVLIGRLVSDASVNYKNK
- a CDS encoding AI-2E family transporter; this encodes MKNSTSLNSKQLFETILQLGLVFLILGFCFNLLAPFVTPILWAIIFAIILYPLFNILQKKLKGKKSLAATIIILCILAIVILPSISFFSGVTSGIMEIKSGIDEGTLKIEMPSQNIKEWPVIGEKAYDFLYSSSVNLEKTLLEHKEQIKDISTKVLGGLVSSIVTILQVVLSVIIAGVLMASTSAQNLATNFITRIAGDKGDEFLEITISTVRQVVKGVIGVAVIQTMIQAVGLFLCGVPFPGILTLLCLILSIIQIGPIIVNIGVIAYLFSTGDSSTAAILWTVYFLLSGLSDNVLKPLLLGKGALVPMLVIFIGVIGGFMMSGFIGLFVGPIIFSIGYKLFVAWMEDKPEITAA